TTTGTGAGCCCGGCGCGGGAAGAGGCCTTCGGACTGGTGCTGCAGGAAGCCATGGCCTGTGGTGTCCCCTGCATCAGCTTCGAGGTTGGCGGTATGCCGGACCTGGTGCGTCATGGTAAGACGGGCCTGACCGTTGAGCCGGGATGCGCCGCCAGACTGGCCGCCGCCATAAGGCAGGTCATGGATGCGCCTGACCAGTGTCTTGCCTTGGGGCAGGCCGCGCGGGCGCTGGTGGTGGACGAGTATGACCTTCTCCAACAGGCCCGGCGCTGCCGGGCGGTTTACGAAGGCCAACCCGACCTGCCCGCCGCCCAACTTTCAGACTGACTCAGGCCCGAGCATGAAGATCACGCTGGTGACGCGCGAATTCTTTCCCCTGACCGGTGGCTTGCAGGCGCTGGCCGCACAGCTTGGGCAGGAACTCCAAAAAAAGGGCTGCGACTTTGACATCATCACCCGTTTTACCAACGAGAGAAAAGCCCTCGAAAGACATCTCACAGAGTCGGAAAAAGACCAGGTAACTGAAAGAAAGTCCATCAGAACCCACATCATCGGACACAGTCATTTCTCTTCCCTGTTTTTGCGGCACACCTATGCTTTGCTTTTCAGAAAAACTGCCTACCGCCTTCCAGTATCCATATTCAGCCACACCTACGAAGAGAAAATAGCCAGAGTCATCACCAATACGGATGTCGTTCATTTCCTTGGGCAGGGACTGGAGCTTCTTGGTTTTGCAGCCCTTTCAGCCGCAAGGAAGCTCGGAAAGCCCTTTATCGTCGAACCGTGCGTCCATCCCGGACAGTGGGGGGATCATTTCGTTGACCTGAGATTGTACCGCCAAGCGGATGCCCTGATTGCACATACCCGCTTCGAGAAGCAATTTCTTGAAAGCCACGGCATTGCTTCACAAAAGATACATGTTCTCCACGGATTTGAAGACCGAACTGACGGAGACGGTTCGAGGTTCAGAAAAAAATACAACATCACCGGGAAACTGGTGCTTTTTCTCGGCCGGAGATCACAGGACAAGGGCTATCCCATTGCCGTCAAAGCTTTTCTGGATGCTCTGAAAGACCACCCGGACGCCAGGCTGGTTGTCATCGGGCCGCCGGACGACTACCAAATCCAGGTTCCCTCGCCATACCAGAACTACGTCATTGAACTTGGGCTGGTCGAAGAATGTGAAAAACACGATGCCCTGGCTGCCTGCGATGTACTTTGCGTGCCATCAGCCGGAGAGTCTTTCGGCATGGTCTATATGGAAGCCTGGCGTTATAAAAAACCGGTCATTGCAAGGAAAATCCCTGTTCTGGAAGAGATCAATGGAAATTATCCAGGTGGTATTCTTGTCGAAAATCATCCCGAAGATGAAAAGGTTGCTGAACATGTTTCCAGCGCACTTTCTATGTTGCTTGGGGACATGCAACTCTGTCAAAAGCTGGGAGAAAGAGGATTCCACATTGCCTCCCGCTTCACATGGGAAAACGTGATTGAACGATACATCATGCTTTATCAGCATGCCCTTGAAACTTCCAAAAAGCAGTAACCCCATAAGCCACGGCCAGTCCACAAAACCGGCGAGCAAAAGACTTTGCCTCTGATTTCAGTCATCGTACCGCTTTACAACAAAGCCGACTACATTGGAGAGACCATTCGCAGTGTGCAGGCGCAGAGCGTCGCGGACTGGGAAATGCTCGTCGTGGACAACGGTTCAACCGAC
This window of the Chloracidobacterium sp. N genome carries:
- a CDS encoding glycosyltransferase family 4 protein; translated protein: MTFSNRPGAAGRFTKANPTCPPPNFQTDSGPSMKITLVTREFFPLTGGLQALAAQLGQELQKKGCDFDIITRFTNERKALERHLTESEKDQVTERKSIRTHIIGHSHFSSLFLRHTYALLFRKTAYRLPVSIFSHTYEEKIARVITNTDVVHFLGQGLELLGFAALSAARKLGKPFIVEPCVHPGQWGDHFVDLRLYRQADALIAHTRFEKQFLESHGIASQKIHVLHGFEDRTDGDGSRFRKKYNITGKLVLFLGRRSQDKGYPIAVKAFLDALKDHPDARLVVIGPPDDYQIQVPSPYQNYVIELGLVEECEKHDALAACDVLCVPSAGESFGMVYMEAWRYKKPVIARKIPVLEEINGNYPGGILVENHPEDEKVAEHVSSALSMLLGDMQLCQKLGERGFHIASRFTWENVIERYIMLYQHALETSKKQ